The genomic window GTTACTTGTGGCAAGAGCAGCTCTTAGACTGTAATAAATTTGACACCCAGATCATGCTGGACTCCGGAGTCTCCTGCTCATGTCCCACATCATGTCCCACGGGGGTGCTGTGACCGGCAGAGGCGGGCAGGGGCAGCCGTGTGCGGCAGCCATCCTTTGTGCCGGCCTCCTCTTGCACGCTCGCTTGCCCGTGTGCACCTCCGTGAGCGgctttcccagctgtgctgccttgCCTTGCAGGTGCTGCCCATCACCGGCGCGTCGACGCCGCTGCTTGGGGTGCTGTCGTCCACGCAGAACAACCGCTGCCTGTCCGCCCCGgacctgacagccgagaagcgCCTGGTCCTCAACGCCGTGTCCTCCCTGTCGGCCCTGCACAGGCCCGAGCGATCCATCAGCCCCGAGAGCAATGACAGCATCTCGGAGGAGCTCAACCACTTCAAGCCCATTGTCTGCTCCCCGTGCACTCCCCCAAAGAGGCTTCCCGATGGCAGAGTCCTGAGCCCCCTCATCATCAAATCCACCCCCAGAAACCTGAACCGCAGCCTGCAGAAGCCAACCACCTATGAGGCCAGTCCTAGAATACTGAAAAAATGGGAGCAGATATTTCAGGAGCGTCAGATCAAAAAGACTCTCTCTAAAGCGACCCTTACGTCCTTGGCTTCGGAGCCCGGGGAAGACACCGTGGTTCCTGACATCACCAACTCCAGCAGTTGCACTAAAGAGCAGCCACAAGTGCAGGATGATCACCTTCCACCTGACACTACAGGAGAGCCTCGCGCTGAGCTGGATTTCTTCCCTTCTGTCAGTGAAATGAAGCTGGGAAGAGGGAGTGAGAAGAGCAGAAGTTCACAGGCCTTAACCACAGATGACGGTGCTGATGAACCAGATGTGAGATCAAACGTAACCGCCCTAAACACACGAGTGTCTGAAGTCCCTGACCTAAAAGTGAATACATTCATGGACAAATCCTGTCTTAGTCTAGGCCCAAAAATGCTGAGCAGAAGACTCATGGGTGTCAGCGCCTCACTGCCTGACACCAGCGCGCTCGGAGTCCCCATCAAGCCGTcggggaaaaagcagctgaaatacCTGAACAACAGTGAGTTGATCAACGTACAGAACAGCACTTGCAATTCTGTGGAGAACATCATCGGGGAGCAGCCCCCGCTGCTGCGGCGGGGCCGGAAGAGACGctgcaaaacaaagcacttGGAGCACAACGGCTCCGTCAAAAGACTGAGGCATGTGGCAGGGGAGGTGGGCCTGCCTCCAGAGGTTAGGGACGTGGAGCAGAAGCTCcagcaagaggaggaggacaggaggTTGGCCCTGCACCTGCAGCGGATTTTCGACAGCGAGAACAGGACAGTGGATAGGCGGAAAGTCCGCGTGGATCGGTATCTGCTGCGGTCCAAGAGCACTCTGGGTGCCAAGTAGCACTGCTGGACGATGTTGCCTTTCTAGAGGACGATGAGGTTTATCAGATTATCTTATAGGAAAACTATTTTTTGCCCTACTTCCACCCATGCAATTGTTTTTTCATTTCGGTGGTAAGACATTTCTAGGTCCAGTTCAGAGAGAAGCCAGAgtcctttcaggtttttttaaaaataaacaaaaaaaaagagagaatgagaaaaaaaaaatcctccggTCCTCTCTGGTCCGTTGGTCTGAAGGAATTGTCTGTCATCCCTGTGAATACTCTGCAAGACCTCCACACGCAGTCGGGCACACGTGCGATCAGGCCACATCTGGTTGTGGGGTCCGGCTCTTATCCATGCTCCGTGTTTCTTCTGGGAAGTCCTAAACAGAGCCCCCCCCCCAGTACTTCCAAATGAATGTATCTCACTGTCTGCACCAGTACTACAGATCATTTGTCACTTTTCTGAAGCAGAAGGCCAGATACAGTGAAAAGAAAGACCTGAAATAAGGATTTTACTGAAAAACCTGATAGGGACTTGTAATTTCATGTTCGTGACAGGGGAGAGAGCTCaggtggagcagctggagccacACGCTGAGCACTGGGACCCAGGGAGCTTTTCTCCCAGACCATGTCTTTTCCAAACCAAGAGGGTCTCCTTCCCTATGATAttgaagaaagggaaaggccaGCCAGGGAGTTTCAGGATGGATGTCGAGGAAGGATGTCCTCCCAGCTGACACGTCCCCTGCTCGGTTCAGAGCTCTCTCAGCACACCTAAGGCCTGTCCTTGCATGTCCCGGAGGAGCATCCCAAGTGATCCGGCGCATTGCTGTGCTCTCCAGGCACCCAATGGGACGGGAGCCCCGCTGCCCCAGtgcgctgccctgccctgctccagctccctgccttcAGGTTCAAACCACTAAGAAAGCTCAGGTGAGCAATGCACTAAAAACTTCCACTTCCAGGCATGAAGTGgggcctggagcagagctggctcagaGCCTGGGCTTGGTGGAGCATGTGTTCTCTGCACAGATGTGGCAGGCCACCCTCTGAGTGTTTGTAACACTCTCCCATGGATTCATTTCATGGATTATTTCCAGTATGTAGCTTGAAAAGTAGCGTTCCAGCTCAATCCTTGACAGCTGCCTTGCAGAGTATTCACTAGGACCCTCGGAGCCCGCGGGGACCTTTGCCCAGGGCGGGGGCTGCAGCATTACCCATCCTGCCCCCACCGTGTGCCAGgtggcagggatgtttttgggATGAGCACAGTGCTGGGGCAAAATTCCCTAGGGATGGTGTGAAGGGAGGGCAGCCAGTGCACATAAATAGACGGATCTGATCTAAGACAACAGCATTGCCCAATTTCCTCTATCTAAAAATGGTTTAATTTTCTCCCTCCATCTTAAGCGGTCAAAAACAAAAGAggaactggttttctttttcactgcaaGGACcctggcaggtttttttttcctatttgaactggattaaaaaaaaagaaaaaaaaaaaatcttatattTTATTGGgtaaaatttatatattttaaatactataTTTCAACAGATCGACACTTTTGTTTGGAGAAATCTTATAGCAATGATTCCATAATATATATCTCTATCTCTGTATCTCCTTGCCACACAAACTACTGGATGGTTAAAGTTGTACCTGGGGCTGGTGACACCTGgcctgctctgccttcccagcGTTCCGGGCCCTCTCCTGCGCCGCAGCCTTGGCAGGTGCCGCTTGAAGCAGGCGCTTTTGACCCAAACCGAATCCTGCTCCTCTTTCCAGCTGTGAATTAGAAGGAAATTAAAGAATTAGAGCCTTGACTGGACCTAGAAGAACAGCGCAGAGAGAAGTAGTGACGGCCTGGATCTGCCCTTGGAGCTCAGGAGGGAAAGCCACAGCTTTAACTTGGAATCCGTGCTGTTTTTCCCAACACTTGGAGCTAAAATATGCACTTCCCAGGTGCATTTAGATTGAGAATTATTTTTACAGGCCCCCTTCTCTGCAGCTCATCCCTGGAGCCCCAAACAGACTTCCCTAAgcagtttccttttttctcatgGTGTTTGTGGGGGTTCAGCCAGGCCTGGGCTGCTTACACTACAAAAAAATAGATTTACACGCTGAATgtatcttttctttcccctctttaaACAGATTTCACAGCCCAATGCACTAGGCCAGTGTCTTAAATATCTTCTTTTGAAaagattttataaatattttggggtttgtgtGTTAATTTCCTGGTTCCAGGTCCAAGCTGGGCAGAAGTGCAGGAGGCAGTGCCTGGGCTGGAGCTTGTCCCCAGCCAAAAAAACCTTCATGGGACCCCTCGtgctcccagctgcccccaAAGCAGAGATCCCAACTCCCCAAGCATCGTGCACGGGCCATGGCATCTGCGTTCAAGGAGACCTTTGGATGTGGAAT from Corvus hawaiiensis isolate bCorHaw1 chromosome 2, bCorHaw1.pri.cur, whole genome shotgun sequence includes these protein-coding regions:
- the RNF169 gene encoding E3 ubiquitin-protein ligase RNF169; the protein is MAAAAAGAGGRAAVRGRRRRGRSAAEEEQDAVVLSVAECPVCRQALVEAVTPPCRHSLCLACFQRCLQGPGLCCPLCRSRLSTRARRQQAEPAATTAAGAAGGEQRPPDQDFIFRAPIKLSKTGELREEYESQLRKLREEKLQEEKTSEDLINKFILDDMDVGKRKMEEQQKKDESVVLKGNQECFPERLSDSENEEPFQGKQTHRSAFVSKTSAYSFAFLSGNLTTKVERSRSCNDTIQERSKSRQRSAPATKTKVLPITGASTPLLGVLSSTQNNRCLSAPDLTAEKRLVLNAVSSLSALHRPERSISPESNDSISEELNHFKPIVCSPCTPPKRLPDGRVLSPLIIKSTPRNLNRSLQKPTTYEASPRILKKWEQIFQERQIKKTLSKATLTSLASEPGEDTVVPDITNSSSCTKEQPQVQDDHLPPDTTGEPRAELDFFPSVSEMKLGRGSEKSRSSQALTTDDGADEPDVRSNVTALNTRVSEVPDLKVNTFMDKSCLSLGPKMLSRRLMGVSASLPDTSALGVPIKPSGKKQLKYLNNSELINVQNSTCNSVENIIGEQPPLLRRGRKRRCKTKHLEHNGSVKRLRHVAGEVGLPPEVRDVEQKLQQEEEDRRLALHLQRIFDSENRTVDRRKVRVDRYLLRSKSTLGAK